CGCCGCCTACCTCTCCGTGAAGAGACGGAACTGGACCGTTACATCGTCCGCGGTATGCAGCGCACCGAACATGGCGGTCGGGGGCGTCATTCCATAATCGGTCATTTTCACGGCCGCCCTGCCTGACCAGACCACATACGTGGCAGCCGACGAGTCGGCGTGCACCCGCACGTCGACTCGTTGCGTTTGTCCTGCCATGGTCAGATCGCCCGTGACCAGGAGCGAGTCCGGAGCCAGCCGAGCCATGTCCGACGACGTGAACGTGATCTCCGGGTGGGACGCCACATTGAAGGTGCGGTGCATGAGCCGGTCCATGATCGTCGATTTCCGGCTCTCCATGGCGGCAACGTCCACGGTCAGGCTGATCCCGGCCGGAACGCCGTCACCCGCCGTCAAATTGGCACTCCAGACCGGCGCGTAGACCGTCCAATCCGACCGGCTGGACGTGCCATCCACCCAGATCCGGGAGGAATCGGCAAACGGGACGACGGACTGGGCGTGGGCCGACGGTACGGGACCCATCAACAGCGCCGCCGCAAACAAGAGAAACAACATCGGAAGGAATCGGAACATGGGTACGTCTGGACTTTGAAGAAGGTGGTGTTATTTTACGCCACACGCATCTCTCCAACCACGTACCTACGATGTCTTCCAGGAAAACCCTACCCGCCGCGAACACCGACGCCTCCCGGCGCGATTTCATCAAGAAAAGCGCGCTCGCCGCGGGTGCCCTGGCTACCGGTCTGCCCTCCACGCTGGCCAAAGGCAGCGTCCTGGGCGCGAACGATCGCCTGAACGTCGGATTCGTTGGCGTAGGCGGACAAGGATTCCATGCGCACGTCCGCACGGTGGTGAACAGCAACATGGAATTGGAGACGCAGCACGAATACAACTACAACGTGGTTGGAATGGCCGCGTGTGATCTGTACAGCGAACGACGGGAACGGGCACGCAAGCTCATGGATGATGTTCGACAGGCCCGCAACCTGGGTGATTACACCGTGCAGACGTATGAAGACCATCGTCGGCTCATTGAGAACAAGGACATCGACGTCGTCTTCATTGGAACTGTTGACCATTGGCATGCCCAGGTCGCCATCGATGCGCTCGACGCCGGCAAGCACGTCTATTGTGAAAAGCCCATGACCCGGTATCTGGGCGAGGCCTTCAATGTGCACGATGCCGTAACGCGATCAGGACGCAAGTTCCAGGTCGGGTCGCAGTACACCTCCGAGGCCAAGTGGCACAAGGCGGCGGAACTCATAAAGGCCGGCAAGATCGGACCTCCGACGTTCGCGCAGAACTCCTACATGCGGAATTCCCCGGACGGCGAGTGGAACTACTACGCCCTCGAGGAAGGTGTAACGCCGGTCACCATGAACTGGGAGCACTGGCTCGGACCGGTGGCCAACAAGATTGACTTCAATCGCGAGCACTATCACCGCTGGCGCAAGTACCTCCCCTATTGCGCAGGTATCCTGGGTGACCTCCTGGCCCACATGATCCATCCACTGGTCATCGCCGCCAACATCACGGAATTCCCGACGCGCGTGGTCTGCATTGGCAACAACAAGGTCACGCAGGCCATGCTTGGCCCGGACGAGCGTTCCGTGACGGACAACACGCAGTTGCTGGCTGAATTCCCGTCGGGGCTGTGCATGCTGATTGCGGGGTCCACCGTGAACGAGCAGGGCATAGGGCAGGTCATCCGCGGCCACGAGGCCACCCTGTATTTCGGCGGCAATTCGGTGGAATTGCGCCCGGAACGGCCATTCGCCGACCTGGTGGACCAGGAAACCCATGAGAATCTGGAACCTGGCCCGCAGGTCTCGGCGCACGTGGCCAACCTGTTCGACGCCATCCGGAACGACACGACGACCAACGGCAACATCGACGTGGCGCTCGTCACGCAGGCCATCATTTCCATGGCCGAGGCGTCCGAGCGGTACGGAGAATCCATTTACCTGGATCCCGCTACCCGCACGTTCCGTACCGGGACGGGCACGAAGCTCGACGTCCCGACGTACGGAACGTTTCCGCAGTCCTGACGGATGATGCTCCGCGTGGCGCGACGCGCCATGGCCACCCGATTTGAATGTGCGCTGGAGGGTTCCGATGCGCCGCGCCTGCAGGCGGCCGGGGAACGGATGTTGGGCGAAGTCGATCGCTGGGAGCGGATATTGTCCTTTTACGACCCGGCCAGTGAGCTGTCCCGGGTGAACCGGGATGCCGGCCAGGGCGCCGTCCGGGTGTCGGCCGACCTGTTCCGGGTGCTCGAAACATGCGCCGAGGTGGTTCACGCATCAGCCGGAGCCTTCGACCCGACCTGGGCGCCGGTCCTTCGGGCCTGGGGGCTGGGCGGAACGGCCAAAGGGTTTGCCGCGTCTGCCCAACGCCCGTCGAAACCCGGCTTCGGGTCAAGCCCCTCCAGCGTGGGCTGGGACGGCATCGAGCTGGACGCCAGCCACCGCACCGTCCGTTTCACGCATCCCGGATTGTCCATTGACCTGGGCGGCATGGGCAAGGGCACCGCACTGGATGCGGTCCGGGATCTGGTCCGGGACGAGGAGTGGATGGCCGGTCTCCTGGATGGCGGGCTGGTTCATGGAGGGACGAGTTCGGCGGTCGCGCTGGCGGGCCCGTTCCGGATTGGCATTGAAGATCCGCACCGGCAGGGAGCCCTCCTGGACACGGTCGAACTCACGGATGAGGCACTTTCGGTTTCAGCCGTCATGGGCAAATCGGTGGACGACGTCGGGAAGCAAGGCATCCGACGCGGACACGTCGTCGATCCCCGGACGGGAGAACCCCTGACCGCGGACCGTGTGGCCGCTGTCGTTTGTCCGGACGCCGAGTTCGCCGATGCCTGGGCCACGGCTCTGGTGGTCCAGCCCGACCTCTCCCGTCCTCCTGGACCCGTACTTGAATCGGCTGCCGCGCCGTGCCGTATCCGGCAATGGATGGTGTTCGAATCGGGACCGGACGGGACCTGGCAGCGGGTTGCGGGCAACGGGTAGCCGACTGTTGCAGAAGGGCATGAAAGCCGGTTCATTTATCCGGTCCGGGTGTATCTTCCCTGCACGCGTTCATCCTCGACCCCTCATCTCCCACACAGAAAAACCCGCTCCGTCATGAGTCTTTCCCGACGCCATTTCCTGAAACTGGGTTCACTGGGCAGTGCCATCGGTGGGACGCTGGGGGGTGCCCTGTCGCACGCCGACGCCGAGCGGCTTCCAACGGCCGCGCCGTGGGCGCCGGAGAATCGGAAAAAACGGGTGGATACCGTGTCGTGCGCCGTTATCGGGTACGGTGAGTGGGGGCGGGAAATTGCGGCTGCGCTGGACCGCCTTGAAGAGGCGCGGCTGTCGGCCGTCGTGGACCACTTTCCCATCATGCTCCGCCGCGCCCAACGCGACCACCCCGATGCCGCACGTCACGCGGACTACCGTACGGTCCTGGACGACCCTGGCATTCCTGCGGTGTTCGTCGCCACACCCACCCACCAACACCGGCAGATCGTGATCGACGCGCTCGCGGCCGGCAAGCACGTCTACTGTGAGGCGCCCATTGCGCATACCCTGGATGATGCCCGGGCCATCGCCCGGGCGGCCCGGGATGCCGACGGCCAGATTTTCCAGGCCGGATTGCTGTACAGGACAGAACCCCAGTACCGTTCTGTCTACGGATTCATCCGCAGCGGGGCCATCGGTCAACCGGCCATGATCCGCTCCCAGTGGCACCGGAAGGACTCCTGGCGACGCGTATCGTCCAGCCGGGAACGGGAACGGGACCTCAACTGGCGGCTGGACGCCGACGTATCCCTCGGCCTGTTCGGCGAGGTGGGCATCCAGCAGATCGATGCCGCTTCATGGATCCGTGACACCCGTCCGACGTCGGTGTCCGGGTTCGGAGGAACCATGTTCTGGAATGACGGGCGGACGGTTCCGGATACCATCCAGGCCATCGTGGGCTCACCCGACAACGTGAACCTGATGTACGACGCCACGCTGGTGTCGGGCTTCGATGCGGCATACGACCTGCACTTCGGTTCGGACGCCACCATCATCCTGCGCGACAACAAGGCGTGGATGTTCAAGGAGGTCGACGCCCCCATGCTTGGCTGGGAGGTTTACGCGCGCAAGGACAAGTTCTACAAGGAGACGGGCATTGCCCTCTTGGCCAACGCCACGAAGCTGGACGCGCTGAACCAGGATCCCACCTACGAGGACCCGAACGCCGAGAGCCCGCTGTACTGGGCACTGAAGGCCTTCATGGACAATTATACCTACGGACCGTTCGCCCCCGTGGCCAACCATGAAAAGGCCTATGAGGCCACGGTGGTGGCCATCAAGGGCGCCGAAGCCATCCGCGGACAGACACGCGTGGACATCACGGACGAAGACTACACGTATTGAGGCCCTGCGTCAGAGCCCGAAAAGCCGGTCCACGTTCTCCGTTGTAATCCGTCCCACTTCTTCGACCGACAGGCCCCGGTCCATGGCCACGGCCTCTGCGAC
The Rhodothermales bacterium genome window above contains:
- a CDS encoding YceI family protein → MFRFLPMLFLLFAAALLMGPVPSAHAQSVVPFADSSRIWVDGTSSRSDWTVYAPVWSANLTAGDGVPAGISLTVDVAAMESRKSTIMDRLMHRTFNVASHPEITFTSSDMARLAPDSLLVTGDLTMAGQTQRVDVRVHADSSAATYVVWSGRAAVKMTDYGMTPPTAMFGALHTADDVTVQFRLFTER
- a CDS encoding Gfo/Idh/MocA family oxidoreductase, whose product is MSSRKTLPAANTDASRRDFIKKSALAAGALATGLPSTLAKGSVLGANDRLNVGFVGVGGQGFHAHVRTVVNSNMELETQHEYNYNVVGMAACDLYSERRERARKLMDDVRQARNLGDYTVQTYEDHRRLIENKDIDVVFIGTVDHWHAQVAIDALDAGKHVYCEKPMTRYLGEAFNVHDAVTRSGRKFQVGSQYTSEAKWHKAAELIKAGKIGPPTFAQNSYMRNSPDGEWNYYALEEGVTPVTMNWEHWLGPVANKIDFNREHYHRWRKYLPYCAGILGDLLAHMIHPLVIAANITEFPTRVVCIGNNKVTQAMLGPDERSVTDNTQLLAEFPSGLCMLIAGSTVNEQGIGQVIRGHEATLYFGGNSVELRPERPFADLVDQETHENLEPGPQVSAHVANLFDAIRNDTTTNGNIDVALVTQAIISMAEASERYGESIYLDPATRTFRTGTGTKLDVPTYGTFPQS
- a CDS encoding FAD:protein FMN transferase — protein: MATRFECALEGSDAPRLQAAGERMLGEVDRWERILSFYDPASELSRVNRDAGQGAVRVSADLFRVLETCAEVVHASAGAFDPTWAPVLRAWGLGGTAKGFAASAQRPSKPGFGSSPSSVGWDGIELDASHRTVRFTHPGLSIDLGGMGKGTALDAVRDLVRDEEWMAGLLDGGLVHGGTSSAVALAGPFRIGIEDPHRQGALLDTVELTDEALSVSAVMGKSVDDVGKQGIRRGHVVDPRTGEPLTADRVAAVVCPDAEFADAWATALVVQPDLSRPPGPVLESAAAPCRIRQWMVFESGPDGTWQRVAGNG
- a CDS encoding Gfo/Idh/MocA family oxidoreductase — encoded protein: MSLSRRHFLKLGSLGSAIGGTLGGALSHADAERLPTAAPWAPENRKKRVDTVSCAVIGYGEWGREIAAALDRLEEARLSAVVDHFPIMLRRAQRDHPDAARHADYRTVLDDPGIPAVFVATPTHQHRQIVIDALAAGKHVYCEAPIAHTLDDARAIARAARDADGQIFQAGLLYRTEPQYRSVYGFIRSGAIGQPAMIRSQWHRKDSWRRVSSSRERERDLNWRLDADVSLGLFGEVGIQQIDAASWIRDTRPTSVSGFGGTMFWNDGRTVPDTIQAIVGSPDNVNLMYDATLVSGFDAAYDLHFGSDATIILRDNKAWMFKEVDAPMLGWEVYARKDKFYKETGIALLANATKLDALNQDPTYEDPNAESPLYWALKAFMDNYTYGPFAPVANHEKAYEATVVAIKGAEAIRGQTRVDITDEDYTY